In the genome of Polaribacter sp. MED152, one region contains:
- the pafA gene encoding alkaline phosphatase PafA: MKKYIVYIFTSLFFLSFTANETIKNNPKLVIGIVIDQMRYDYLTRFSDRFTDDGFKRLLNDGFSLENAHYNLIPTYTAVGHATIYSGTTPNNHGIISNNWYDKFLNKTIYCVDDANYETVGNSGKAGKKSPHRLFTSTLADQLKLHQVSQGKSIGIAIKDRSAILPAGHTANGAYWFDGGNEGKFISSSFYMNALPKWVTDFNLSGKANKYLIEPWTTLFDIDTYTKSIADNNNFEGLFRGETTPTFPHKIPQLRNQNGNYNILKAIPEGNTLTVDFAKAAILGEKLGKSKHTDFLAISFSSTDYIGHQYGPASVEIEDTYLKLDRDLSDFFKFLDNKVGKDNYTLFLTADHAAVHVPSYLQSLKIPAHYLKINQLRDSISSITKKYFNSNEFVNNISNYQIFLNKNKIEALGFTKNEVADKIVSELENLEGIYKAVTAKTLQTTHFTEGIMNSLQNGYNQKLSGDVMLIPYPATLSRSKTGTSHGSGYSYDTHIPIIFYGKGIKRGVSKKRYEITDIAPTMANLLGIEAPNSSTGKIVVEALKN; the protein is encoded by the coding sequence ATGAAGAAATACATAGTATATATTTTCACCTCTTTATTTTTTTTAAGTTTTACAGCAAATGAAACTATAAAAAACAATCCTAAATTAGTAATTGGAATCGTGATTGATCAAATGCGATATGATTACTTAACACGTTTCTCAGATCGTTTTACAGATGATGGATTTAAGCGATTATTAAATGATGGATTTTCACTAGAAAACGCACATTACAATTTAATTCCAACTTATACTGCAGTTGGTCATGCAACAATTTATAGTGGAACAACACCTAATAATCATGGAATTATTTCTAATAATTGGTATGATAAATTTTTGAATAAGACTATTTATTGCGTAGATGATGCTAATTATGAAACTGTTGGTAACAGTGGGAAAGCTGGTAAAAAATCGCCTCACAGATTATTTACTTCGACTTTAGCTGATCAACTAAAATTACATCAAGTTTCACAAGGAAAATCAATAGGTATAGCTATAAAAGACAGATCTGCAATTTTGCCTGCAGGCCACACTGCCAATGGTGCTTATTGGTTTGATGGTGGTAATGAGGGTAAATTTATTTCAAGTTCATTTTACATGAATGCATTACCAAAATGGGTTACAGATTTTAATTTATCTGGAAAAGCAAATAAATATTTAATAGAACCTTGGACTACCCTTTTTGATATAGATACATACACTAAAAGTATTGCTGATAACAATAATTTTGAAGGTTTATTCAGAGGTGAAACCACACCTACTTTTCCTCATAAAATCCCTCAACTTAGAAATCAGAATGGCAATTACAATATACTCAAGGCGATACCTGAAGGTAATACATTAACTGTAGATTTTGCAAAAGCTGCAATTCTGGGTGAAAAACTTGGTAAAAGCAAGCATACCGATTTTTTAGCCATCAGTTTTTCATCTACAGATTATATTGGTCATCAATATGGGCCAGCCTCTGTTGAAATAGAGGACACTTATTTAAAGCTAGATAGAGATTTATCAGATTTTTTTAAATTTTTAGACAACAAGGTTGGTAAAGATAATTATACGCTTTTCTTAACTGCAGATCATGCTGCTGTTCATGTACCTTCTTATTTGCAATCGCTAAAAATACCTGCTCACTATTTAAAGATTAATCAGCTTAGAGATTCTATTTCGTCAATTACTAAAAAGTATTTTAACTCTAATGAATTTGTAAACAATATTTCTAACTATCAAATTTTCTTAAATAAAAATAAGATTGAGGCTTTAGGTTTTACAAAGAACGAAGTAGCAGATAAAATTGTAAGTGAATTGGAAAATTTAGAAGGCATTTACAAAGCAGTTACTGCCAAAACTCTACAAACCACCCATTTTACAGAGGGTATTATGAATTCATTACAGAATGGATATAATCAAAAATTGTCTGGAGATGTAATGCTAATTCCTTATCCTGCAACATTATCAAGATCAAAAACAGGAACTTCACACGGTTCTGGTTATTCTTATGACACACACATTCCTATAATCTTTTATGGAAAAGGAATTAAAAGGGGTGTTTCTAAAAAACGTTATGAAATTACTGACATTGCACCAACAATGGCTAACTTGCTAGGCATAGAAGCTCCAAATTCTTCAACAGGAAAAATTGTAGTTGAAGCATTAAAAAACTAA
- a CDS encoding ABC transporter permease → MNYIEHIGKYYLMLKQVFKRPQKARVFYDALLKEIEELGLKSLGIILFISFFIGGVIALQTALNLDSAFIPRSLIGFAAKRSIILEFAPTFCSIILAGKVGSYITSSIGTMRVTEQIDALEVMGINSLNHLVLPKVIATVFFYPFLITLGMVLGMFGGWLAGVLSGLFSGVNYIEGLQTDFQPFLIVYALIKTLVFAFLIATVPSYHGYYVKGGSIAVGKASTQSVVWTTILIVIANYFLTQMLLT, encoded by the coding sequence GTGAATTACATAGAACACATTGGTAAATATTATTTAATGCTAAAGCAGGTTTTTAAAAGACCCCAAAAAGCTAGGGTGTTTTATGATGCTTTACTAAAAGAAATTGAAGAATTAGGTCTAAAATCTTTGGGCATTATTCTATTCATTTCTTTCTTTATAGGTGGTGTAATTGCATTACAAACTGCCTTAAATTTAGATAGTGCTTTTATACCCAGATCTTTAATTGGTTTTGCAGCCAAAAGATCAATAATTTTAGAATTTGCACCTACTTTCTGCTCTATAATTTTAGCAGGTAAAGTTGGGTCTTATATAACCTCTAGTATTGGTACTATGAGGGTTACAGAACAAATTGATGCTTTAGAAGTAATGGGTATCAATTCATTGAATCACTTAGTTTTACCAAAGGTAATTGCTACAGTTTTCTTTTATCCTTTTTTAATTACTTTAGGAATGGTTTTAGGGATGTTTGGGGGTTGGTTAGCAGGTGTGCTTTCGGGTCTTTTTAGTGGTGTAAATTATATAGAAGGTTTACAAACAGACTTTCAACCGTTTTTAATAGTTTATGCGCTTATCAAAACCTTAGTATTTGCTTTTCTGATAGCTACAGTGCCTTCATATCATGGTTATTATGTAAAAGGAGGCTCAATAGCAGTAGGTAAGGCAAGTACACAATCTGTAGTTTGGACAACCATTTTAATAGTGATAGCAAATTACTTTTTAACACAAATGCTACTTACATAA
- a CDS encoding ABC transporter ATP-binding protein, translated as MIEVKDLRKGFGDVEVLKGISTTFHPGKTSLIIGQSGAGKTVFLKSLIGLHTPEGGTISFDGRINTNFSIEEKRQWRQEIGMVFQGSALFDSQTVEENVMFPLKMFTKQSQAEMLERVNFVLDRVNLKDSNDRFPAELSGGMQKRVAIARAIVMKPKYLFCDEPNSGLDPQTATVIDNLIQEITEEYQITTVINTHDMNSVMEIGEKIIFLKDGKKEWEGSSEEMFKTDNEAVVGFVYSSNLFKKVREAYLNETN; from the coding sequence ATGATAGAAGTTAAAGATTTAAGAAAAGGCTTTGGAGATGTAGAGGTATTAAAAGGTATTTCTACCACATTTCATCCAGGAAAAACAAGTTTGATTATTGGTCAAAGTGGTGCAGGTAAAACTGTTTTCCTAAAATCATTAATTGGGTTGCACACACCAGAAGGAGGTACCATTTCTTTTGATGGTAGAATAAATACAAATTTTAGTATCGAAGAGAAAAGACAATGGAGACAAGAAATTGGTATGGTTTTTCAAGGAAGTGCCCTTTTCGATTCACAAACAGTTGAAGAAAATGTAATGTTTCCATTAAAAATGTTTACAAAACAATCTCAGGCTGAAATGTTAGAGCGAGTTAATTTTGTACTAGATAGAGTTAATCTTAAAGATTCTAATGATAGATTTCCTGCTGAACTTTCTGGTGGAATGCAAAAGAGAGTTGCCATTGCAAGAGCTATTGTAATGAAACCTAAATATTTATTTTGTGATGAACCTAATTCAGGTTTAGACCCACAAACAGCAACAGTAATTGATAATTTAATTCAAGAAATTACAGAAGAATATCAAATAACAACGGTTATAAATACTCATGATATGAATTCTGTAATGGAAATTGGAGAAAAAATTATTTTTTTAAAGGATGGTAAAAAAGAGTGGGAAGGAAGTAGTGAAGAGATGTTTAAAACTGATAATGAAGCAGTTGTAGGTTTCGTGTATTCTTCTAATTTATTTAAAAAAGTAAGAGAGGCATATTTAAACGAAACAAATTAA
- a CDS encoding CIA30 family protein, giving the protein MVNSTHLLFDFSKESKLSSWRIVDDVVMGGRSNGSFKINEAGNGLFYGDISLKNNGGFSSLRYSFDKLSISNYTKIVLRIKGDGKQYQFRIKDDNDNFYSYIKQFKTSGNWETIEIPLSEMYPAFRGRKLDIQNFNSNTLAQIAFLIGNKKEESFKLEIDKIYLK; this is encoded by the coding sequence ATGGTTAATTCTACTCACTTGCTATTTGATTTTTCAAAGGAATCTAAGTTGTCTTCTTGGAGAATTGTAGATGATGTGGTTATGGGAGGCAGGTCTAATGGTTCTTTTAAAATAAATGAAGCTGGGAATGGACTTTTTTATGGAGATATATCATTAAAAAACAACGGTGGTTTTTCTTCATTGAGGTACTCTTTTGATAAACTATCAATTTCTAATTATACTAAAATTGTATTGAGAATAAAAGGTGATGGTAAGCAGTATCAATTTAGAATTAAAGACGATAATGATAACTTCTATTCTTATATAAAACAATTTAAAACTAGTGGGAATTGGGAAACCATTGAAATCCCATTAAGTGAAATGTATCCAGCATTTAGAGGAAGAAAATTAGACATCCAAAATTTTAATTCAAATACCTTAGCCCAAATTGCTTTTTTAATAGGTAATAAAAAAGAAGAGTCTTTTAAGCTTGAAATTGACAAAATCTATCTTAAATAA
- a CDS encoding DUF389 domain-containing protein, whose product MEEDIQKNIKPHPPTEENTSQNIKDDAKGLFVNIKQFLIELFDFRDDTDHEATLEAIKADIPFKGATAWILIFAVFVASIGLNADSTAVVIGAMLISPLMGPILGIGMSFALNDIETFKKSLINLGIMIGLSLFASFLFFYFFPLSEDNSELLGRVSPDIRDVLIAFFGGLALMVARTKRGTIASVIFGVAIATALMPPLCTAGYGLAKANFSYFFGAMYLFTINTIFIALATFLVMKLLRFPMHKYANAAKRKRYSTIATVVGVAVMIPAIFTFLRVFEDSQITNQFDNFVKNEIKEIDGFQLIGDPELSIKDKEIKMSFFNEVSDGERNLIKNQLNNKEYIKIKDFDIKIKGSDTKSFELITTAYKEKREELQESENIIDGLHKQITELKQTISSLNTRIEQDALNKNQQAIAFSSVIKEAKIRYNNIESIAFSRELYSKDFIKIDTIPVATINWNDKLKDSVLINKELELRAWLQKEMKLDTLFIKRE is encoded by the coding sequence ATGGAAGAAGACATTCAAAAAAATATAAAACCACATCCTCCAACAGAAGAGAATACCTCTCAAAATATAAAGGATGATGCCAAAGGCTTATTTGTAAATATTAAACAGTTTCTAATAGAGCTCTTTGATTTTAGAGATGATACAGATCATGAGGCAACTTTAGAGGCAATTAAAGCCGATATTCCGTTTAAAGGTGCAACTGCATGGATTTTAATTTTTGCAGTATTTGTAGCTTCTATTGGCTTAAATGCAGATTCAACAGCTGTTGTTATTGGAGCTATGCTTATATCACCTTTAATGGGGCCAATTTTAGGTATTGGGATGTCTTTTGCATTAAATGATATAGAAACCTTTAAAAAGTCTTTAATCAATCTTGGTATTATGATTGGTTTGAGCTTGTTTGCTTCGTTTTTATTTTTCTATTTTTTTCCACTTAGTGAAGATAATTCTGAATTGTTAGGTAGGGTTAGTCCAGATATTAGAGATGTTTTAATTGCCTTTTTTGGTGGTTTGGCATTAATGGTTGCTAGAACAAAAAGAGGTACAATTGCTTCAGTAATTTTCGGTGTTGCCATTGCAACTGCTTTAATGCCACCTTTATGTACTGCAGGTTATGGTTTGGCAAAAGCTAATTTTTCTTACTTCTTTGGTGCTATGTATTTATTTACTATAAATACTATTTTTATTGCTTTAGCAACATTTTTAGTGATGAAATTGTTGCGTTTTCCTATGCATAAATATGCAAACGCTGCTAAAAGAAAACGTTACTCGACTATTGCTACAGTAGTTGGAGTAGCTGTAATGATACCTGCTATTTTCACTTTTTTAAGAGTTTTTGAAGACAGTCAAATTACCAATCAATTTGATAATTTCGTTAAGAATGAAATAAAAGAAATTGACGGTTTTCAACTTATTGGAGATCCAGAACTAAGTATAAAAGATAAAGAAATCAAGATGAGCTTCTTTAATGAAGTGAGTGATGGCGAAAGAAATTTGATAAAAAATCAATTAAATAATAAAGAATATATTAAGATTAAAGATTTTGATATTAAAATAAAAGGTAGTGATACTAAGAGTTTTGAACTCATTACAACTGCATACAAAGAGAAAAGAGAAGAGTTGCAAGAAAGCGAAAATATTATTGATGGATTGCACAAACAAATCACTGAGCTGAAACAAACTATTTCTTCTTTAAATACAAGAATTGAACAAGATGCTTTAAATAAAAATCAACAGGCTATTGCTTTTAGTTCAGTTATAAAAGAAGCAAAAATTAGATATAATAATATTGAGTCTATAGCCTTTTCTAGAGAGTTATATTCCAAAGATTTTATCAAAATTGATACAATTCCTGTAGCAACAATTAATTGGAATGATAAATTAAAAGATTCCGTTTTAATTAATAAGGAGTTAGAACTGAGGGCTTGGTTGCAAAAAGAAATGAAATTAGATACCCTGTTTATTAAGCGAGAATAA
- a CDS encoding SprT-like domain-containing protein, with protein sequence MNSILSKYIPDKAVLMVQYLIEQNNFSLKIVNQRETKHGDFRKMPDGSFQITVNNNLNQYQFLLTLVHEIAHHITHQKFGRVQPHGKEWKKVFQHLMLPFLKPDIFKYEMLPHLANYLKNPKASTDSDAKLSLALREFKPSSGKTFVFELPFGQAFLFKNTTYKKGNKRRTRFECLNTINGKVYLFNQNVEVEIIDN encoded by the coding sequence TTGAACTCCATCCTTTCTAAGTACATACCAGACAAAGCAGTGTTAATGGTTCAATATTTAATTGAACAAAATAACTTTAGCCTAAAAATTGTAAACCAAAGAGAAACTAAACATGGAGATTTCAGAAAAATGCCAGATGGCAGTTTTCAAATCACGGTTAACAACAACTTAAATCAATATCAATTTTTATTAACGCTTGTTCACGAAATTGCACACCATATAACGCATCAGAAATTTGGTAGAGTTCAACCTCATGGAAAAGAGTGGAAAAAGGTTTTTCAACATTTAATGTTACCTTTCTTAAAGCCAGATATTTTTAAATATGAAATGTTACCTCATTTAGCCAATTATTTAAAGAATCCTAAAGCCAGCACAGATTCTGACGCAAAATTATCCTTAGCCTTAAGAGAGTTTAAGCCTAGTTCTGGAAAAACATTTGTTTTTGAGCTACCCTTTGGACAAGCATTTTTATTTAAAAACACCACGTATAAAAAAGGCAATAAAAGAAGAACTCGTTTTGAATGCCTAAACACAATAAACGGAAAAGTATATTTGTTCAATCAAAATGTTGAGGTAGAAATTATTGATAATTAA
- a CDS encoding SDR family oxidoreductase: MKNVVITGTSRGIGFELAQQFANNGHNVLALSRNDKPLKAVNHKNIHTLSVDLAVDSDIHKVKSFIEDNWKTVDILINNAGKLINKPFTELTSNDFIDVYKVNVFGVAELTKTLIPFLQNNSHVVTISSMGGVQGSMKFPGLAAYSSAKGAVITLSELLAEEYKEVGIAFNVLALGAVQTEMLEEAFPDYKAPLSAKEMADYIYNFSLTGNKFYNGKILEVSSSTP; the protein is encoded by the coding sequence ATGAAAAATGTTGTTATAACAGGTACAAGTAGAGGAATTGGTTTTGAATTAGCCCAACAATTTGCGAATAATGGCCATAATGTACTTGCTTTATCTAGAAATGATAAGCCATTAAAAGCCGTAAATCATAAAAATATACATACACTTTCTGTTGATTTAGCTGTTGATTCTGACATTCATAAAGTAAAATCATTCATAGAAGATAATTGGAAAACAGTTGATATTTTAATAAACAATGCTGGTAAACTAATCAACAAACCATTTACAGAGCTTACCTCTAATGATTTTATAGATGTTTACAAAGTAAATGTTTTTGGTGTTGCTGAATTAACAAAAACATTAATTCCGTTTTTACAAAACAACAGCCATGTGGTCACTATCAGTTCAATGGGTGGTGTACAAGGAAGCATGAAATTTCCTGGCTTAGCTGCATATAGTTCTGCAAAAGGCGCTGTGATTACGCTATCTGAATTATTAGCAGAAGAATATAAAGAAGTAGGAATTGCTTTTAATGTTTTAGCTCTTGGAGCAGTACAGACAGAAATGCTGGAAGAAGCTTTTCCTGATTACAAGGCTCCTCTATCTGCAAAAGAAATGGCAGATTATATCTACAATTTCTCATTGACTGGAAATAAATTTTACAATGGAAAAATATTAGAAGTTTCTAGCTCTACTCCATAA
- a CDS encoding amidohydrolase family protein, translated as MKKLFLVLFAILIAQNISAQTSYILCGKLVDTKSGKIYKEKTIVVKGNKIAEVKDGYIMPKSANLIDLRDNVVMPGLIDMHVHLEMEYDDKTRINKYILDEADVAYNSVKFAETTLKNGFTTVRDLGGTGVNISLRNAINAGKIPGPRVFTAGKSLATTGGHADPTNGSSRKLIGNPGPKEGVVNSVEDGRKAVRQRYKNGADCIKITATGGVLSVAKSGDNPQFTIEEIKAICEMAKDYGMHVAAHAHGDEGMQRAIIGGVKTIEHGTYMSDETMDLMKKYDAYLVPTITAGKEVAEKAKIAGFYPDIVVPKALAVGPQIQGTFGRAYKKGVGIAFGTDAGVFKHGVNGKEFGFMVEAGMPVMETLQAATITNAMILKMSDEIGQIDKGFFADIIAVNDDPTENIATMENVVFVMKNGIVYKQ; from the coding sequence ATGAAGAAATTATTTTTAGTTCTTTTTGCAATACTAATTGCCCAAAATATTTCAGCACAAACTAGCTACATTTTATGTGGAAAATTGGTAGATACCAAATCAGGTAAAATCTATAAAGAAAAAACTATTGTTGTTAAAGGCAATAAAATTGCTGAGGTTAAAGACGGCTACATTATGCCTAAAAGCGCAAACTTAATAGATTTGCGAGATAATGTTGTGATGCCAGGTTTAATAGATATGCATGTGCATTTAGAAATGGAGTATGATGATAAAACAAGAATTAATAAATACATTTTAGATGAGGCAGATGTTGCGTATAATTCTGTAAAATTTGCAGAAACTACCTTAAAAAATGGATTTACAACAGTTAGAGATTTAGGGGGTACAGGTGTAAATATTTCGCTTAGAAATGCCATCAACGCAGGTAAAATTCCTGGTCCTAGAGTTTTTACAGCAGGTAAATCTTTAGCTACAACTGGTGGCCATGCAGATCCTACAAATGGAAGTAGCAGAAAATTAATTGGTAATCCAGGGCCAAAAGAAGGTGTTGTAAACTCGGTTGAAGATGGTAGAAAGGCGGTTAGACAACGCTACAAAAATGGGGCTGATTGTATTAAAATTACTGCAACTGGAGGTGTTTTAAGTGTTGCTAAATCTGGAGATAATCCTCAATTTACTATAGAAGAAATTAAGGCAATTTGTGAAATGGCTAAAGATTATGGTATGCATGTGGCTGCGCATGCTCATGGAGATGAAGGTATGCAAAGAGCAATAATTGGAGGTGTAAAAACCATTGAACATGGTACTTATATGAGTGATGAAACTATGGATTTAATGAAAAAATACGATGCTTATTTAGTACCTACAATTACTGCTGGAAAAGAAGTTGCAGAAAAAGCAAAAATAGCTGGATTTTATCCAGATATAGTAGTGCCAAAAGCATTAGCAGTTGGTCCACAAATTCAAGGTACATTTGGTAGAGCATATAAAAAAGGAGTAGGTATTGCATTTGGTACAGATGCAGGTGTTTTTAAACATGGAGTTAATGGTAAAGAATTTGGCTTTATGGTAGAGGCTGGTATGCCTGTTATGGAAACCCTTCAAGCAGCAACTATAACGAATGCAATGATTTTAAAAATGTCTGATGAAATTGGGCAGATTGATAAAGGCTTTTTTGCAGACATTATAGCAGTAAATGACGATCCAACAGAGAACATTGCAACTATGGAAAATGTAGTGTTTGTTATGAAAAACGGTATTGTATACAAACAATAA
- a CDS encoding glutaminyl-peptide cyclotransferase yields the protein MKKLSIITSLIILLFTSCDDTYKLKLRVENKTTLDKNITINLEEENNKPLDKVQFFIDGKEVAANGNSLEINTADFGLGKHQVSALVFIPGKTKKVNNSFEVYANIEPTIYGYEIINTYPHDKKAYTQGLEYYNGFLYETTGRRGQSSLRKVEIKSGKVLQKIDLDKKYFGEGMTIVGDKIIWLTWQNDKGFVYDLNSFDQIGEFKYNQSKEGWGLTQNETELIKSDGTNKIWFLDKSTQAEKRALQTYTHDRALSQLNELELINGKIYANYYQKPIIAIINPANGVVEGLINLKGLEAEMKKSQKLVEDDEVLNGIAYDAKNDRLFVTGKNWGNLFEIKLIKK from the coding sequence ATGAAAAAGTTAAGCATTATTACCTCTTTAATTATCTTATTATTCACAAGTTGTGATGATACTTATAAATTAAAATTAAGGGTAGAAAATAAAACAACTTTAGATAAAAACATTACTATTAATCTAGAAGAAGAAAATAACAAACCTTTAGACAAGGTTCAGTTTTTTATAGATGGTAAAGAAGTTGCAGCAAATGGAAATAGTTTAGAAATAAATACTGCTGATTTTGGTTTAGGAAAACATCAAGTTTCTGCTTTAGTTTTTATACCAGGTAAAACTAAGAAGGTAAATAACTCGTTTGAAGTATATGCCAATATTGAACCAACGATCTATGGGTATGAAATAATCAACACCTATCCTCATGACAAAAAAGCCTACACTCAAGGATTAGAATATTATAATGGTTTTCTTTATGAAACTACTGGAAGAAGAGGACAATCATCTTTAAGAAAAGTAGAAATTAAATCTGGTAAGGTTTTACAAAAAATAGACTTAGATAAAAAATACTTTGGTGAAGGCATGACAATTGTAGGTGATAAAATCATCTGGTTAACTTGGCAAAATGACAAAGGCTTTGTGTATGATTTAAATAGTTTTGATCAAATAGGTGAGTTTAAATACAACCAAAGTAAAGAAGGTTGGGGTCTTACTCAAAACGAAACTGAACTAATAAAATCTGATGGTACAAATAAAATTTGGTTTTTAGATAAGAGTACCCAAGCAGAAAAGAGAGCTTTACAAACCTATACCCATGATAGAGCTCTAAGCCAACTAAATGAGTTAGAGTTAATTAATGGTAAAATATATGCCAATTATTATCAAAAACCTATTATAGCTATCATCAATCCTGCAAATGGTGTAGTAGAAGGACTTATTAATCTTAAGGGTTTAGAAGCTGAAATGAAAAAATCGCAAAAGCTTGTGGAAGATGATGAAGTATTAAATGGTATTGCTTATGATGCCAAAAATGATAGATTATTTGTAACCGGAAAAAACTGGGGCAACTTATTTGAAATCAAATTGATTAAAAAATAA
- a CDS encoding type B 50S ribosomal protein L31, with protein sequence MKKGIHPENYRMVAFKDMSNEDVFLTRSTVDTKETLEVDGVEYPLVKLEISRTSHPFYTGKSKLIDAAGRIDKFKNKYKKFKK encoded by the coding sequence ATGAAAAAAGGAATTCATCCAGAAAATTATAGAATGGTAGCTTTTAAAGACATGTCTAATGAAGATGTTTTTTTAACACGTTCTACTGTAGACACTAAAGAAACTTTAGAAGTTGATGGTGTTGAGTATCCTTTAGTAAAATTAGAGATCTCTAGAACATCTCACCCATTTTACACTGGTAAATCTAAACTTATTGATGCTGCAGGACGTATTGATAAATTTAAAAACAAATACAAGAAATTCAAGAAGTAA
- a CDS encoding FMN-binding glutamate synthase family protein — protein MKKTILTTFALLTISTGILLYYVREAGSVILFSICLLLFIMAIYDSLQRKHSLLRSFPLVARLRWVFEEEREKIRQYFIENDLNGTPLSREQRSLVYQRSKKQTETIPFGTQHNLYNDGYEFVKHSLFPKDHHDVTGDRIVYGSDKCSQKLETSILGISAMSFGSLSKNAILALNQGAKMGNFTHNTGEGGVSPYHLQGGDLVFQVGTGYFGAGKTNDEGKRVFDAGIFKENALKPEVKMIEIKLSQGAKPGHGGILPAKKNTKEIAEIRVVEEGTDVLSPPSHSAYSNFEEMVAFIQEVRDLSGGKPVGIKLCVGNNEEIEEMIKTFSTLNNYPDYIAVDGGEGGTGAAPLEFTNYMGTPLIEGLLFIHKVLENNNLRKQIKIIASGKAMNAFDVVRLLALGADAVGMARSFMLSLGCIQARECNMDTCPVGVATQDEDLNEALVVAKKNIRVKNYHNETIKAIKEVAGAMGIDNLGNLNPTHIFRRMEDDSIVNLEKVYERQLV, from the coding sequence ATGAAAAAAACTATACTTACCACATTTGCATTACTTACAATTTCTACTGGAATTCTATTGTATTATGTTAGAGAAGCAGGTAGTGTAATATTATTTTCTATTTGCTTGTTGTTATTCATTATGGCAATCTATGACTCTTTGCAGCGCAAACATTCGTTATTGAGGTCTTTTCCATTGGTAGCCAGATTACGTTGGGTTTTTGAGGAAGAAAGAGAAAAAATTAGACAATATTTTATTGAGAATGACTTAAATGGCACACCCTTAAGCAGAGAGCAAAGGAGTTTGGTATACCAAAGATCAAAAAAGCAAACAGAAACCATACCTTTTGGTACACAACATAATTTGTATAATGATGGTTACGAATTTGTAAAACATTCTTTATTTCCTAAAGATCATCATGATGTAACAGGAGATAGAATAGTTTATGGCTCAGATAAATGTTCGCAAAAATTAGAAACTTCAATTTTGGGAATATCAGCCATGTCTTTTGGCTCATTAAGCAAAAATGCAATTTTAGCTTTAAACCAAGGAGCAAAAATGGGCAATTTTACACACAATACAGGAGAAGGTGGTGTATCTCCTTATCATTTACAAGGTGGTGATTTGGTGTTTCAAGTAGGTACAGGTTATTTTGGAGCAGGTAAAACCAATGATGAAGGAAAAAGAGTTTTTGATGCAGGCATCTTTAAAGAAAATGCATTAAAACCTGAGGTAAAAATGATAGAAATTAAATTATCTCAAGGAGCAAAACCTGGTCATGGAGGAATTTTACCAGCCAAGAAAAATACAAAAGAAATTGCAGAAATTCGTGTAGTAGAAGAGGGGACAGATGTTTTATCTCCTCCTTCGCATTCAGCTTATTCAAATTTTGAAGAAATGGTTGCTTTTATTCAAGAGGTTAGAGATTTGTCTGGAGGTAAACCTGTAGGTATCAAATTGTGTGTAGGTAATAATGAAGAAATTGAAGAAATGATTAAAACGTTTTCTACACTTAATAATTACCCAGATTATATTGCTGTTGATGGTGGTGAAGGTGGTACAGGTGCAGCTCCTTTAGAATTTACAAATTATATGGGAACTCCGTTAATTGAAGGGTTGTTGTTTATTCATAAAGTACTTGAAAATAACAACTTAAGAAAACAAATTAAAATTATTGCAAGTGGTAAGGCAATGAATGCTTTTGATGTTGTTCGTTTGTTAGCACTTGGAGCAGATGCAGTTGGTATGGCTCGTAGTTTTATGCTTAGTTTAGGCTGCATCCAAGCAAGGGAATGTAATATGGATACGTGTCCTGTTGGAGTTGCCACCCAAGATGAAGATTTGAATGAGGCCTTGGTAGTTGCTAAGAAAAATATAAGAGTAAAAAATTATCATAATGAAACTATAAAAGCCATAAAAGAAGTTGCAGGAGCAATGGGTATAGATAATTTAGGTAATCTAAATCCAACTCATATTTTTAGGAGAATGGAAGATGATAGTATTGTGAATTTAGAAAAAGTATATGAAAGACAATTGGTTTGA